actagtACTGTGCAAATATTCGGAGATCTAGGGAATCCACACTCGATTGGATGCTAGAGACTGGCTTATTAGGGTGAAATGACTGTAATCGAACACCTACCTAAAGAAATTGATCTATTGAAGAAGCAAGATTGGCTGGGGGAATAAAGAACTTGGAAGATTCGGCGtcacgacatcgatatataTATCCGAGGAACACCAATCTTCCTGATCTAAGCTCGAGTCAGCTGAATTCAACCTTCACCGACGGACTCGGTTTATACGGTTGATACATAGTACAGATTCAGTTATCCGTGCAACCTTTAAGAATTCCTTGGAACATAAAGAAAGCGCAAGAGCAACGGAGTGGACAAGGGTTCCCTGTCCTCATCCCCACGAGGCGATTGACTCcagggaagaagaagcaaGGAGCTAGACAGGTAGGCACAAACCATACGCAAACACACAAACTACATGCAGCAGTTTGTCATTCCAAACATATCATTGAACACGTACTGCAGAGCATCAGAAAGAACTCGTTTTCTCACTCAGCCATGTTAccctttcccaaatcctcgGCACTGTTTCTTTTCTCTTCATACAACCATGCCTCCCCAAAAAAGCAGCGAAACACTCGTGCCTCTTCTAGCAGAATAATGCAGCCATTATATTAGTTCAGAACCAAAAACTAGTATGCACGTAGTAAGGTGGGCGGGTATTCGATCGGGATGGATCGAgggcgagagagagagaaacccaaatcgctgctgctgctgtttctGTCGGAGTACACCAAACCAAAAGCCGGAAAACCAAAGACGGGAGAACACGAGAATATGAGCCCCAATAGTCCCGAACCTACTCCCTCGAAAATGGAAACCCGCGGAAAAAAGACAAAGCAGTTCATGCATGCCCGTAGTCTATGTGTCTATTACAACTGTCCAGAAAGAATCGCTTCGGTCGCTATTATCATCACCACACGTCAGCTCGCCGTTCTATCTCTATTGTTTCtcagggaaaaaaaggagagGGGAAAGAGAGAACTAACCGCTGTTGATATAGGCCCGCTTCGAGTCAAGCGGCACGCCAAAGCGCCGCTCCAGCTCCTGCTTGACACCCTTCTTGGTGACCGTCATAAGGTCGGCGGTGCGCAAGATCTCCCTGATCTCTGCCAGCAGCGCGTCGTCACTGGGCATGCCGGCCAGGTTGGTCATTTCCAGGTCCTGTTGTGACTGTGACGCGCCCGGGAACTGTGACCCGCCGAACTGGCTTTGCCGGTGGTTGTTGCCGCCGAGCATCTCCGAGGCCGCCAGCGACATACggctcggcgccgccgggaTGCCCGGATAGCCCGAGATGGAGCCCGGGCGGCTGGGCGTGTAGCCGCCATACTCGGACATGGGGTGATTGGCGCGGGTCGCGTACGAGTAGCCCGAGACCTCGGAGCGCGTATCGTCGTGCAGGCCGCTCTGGGTCTGGGCCTCCCACAGCTCGGCCTGGTAGTCCTCCCACTTCTTGCGCGGGATGCTGGCCGGGTCGAACTTGCCCTCGTCCGAGATGACAATCTTCTTGCCCTTCTCACCCGCCACGATACGCGTGTTGCCCCAGTTGAAGTCGTCCATGTGCCAGAAGGCGTAGAGCGGCAGGGCGAAGCTGAAGACGGGTATCGCAATCACGTACAGAATCATCCAACCAATCATCTCCCACTTGCGACGCAAGATGAAGATGATGGCCTGCAAGCCGTAGATCacgccgaggaggacgaaCGCCAGGATGGGTACGACCGTTCCCCGCTCGACGACCATAACGATGAGGTAAACAATGTAGGCCAGAAGGACAGGCTGAACGATGGTGGAGAGCAGGTCGATGAAGACGATGAACCGCATGCTGAAGCAGCAGAAACCGCACAGCTGGTTCATGGGCATGAGCTCAATCAGGTTGTGCACGGTCGAGTTGATCCAGCGGCGGCGCTGCGAGAGGAACACCTTCCACGAGTCCGGAGCGATTGTCCATGCGTGCGCGCGGGAGATGTACTTGGTCTTGTATCTGTTGTGGTACTTGAGCAAGAGCGTGGTGAGATAGCGATCCTCGCCCAGATGCAGCAGGTTCTTCATGTGGAGCGTGTCCACCCGGATGGTCGAGTACGCCTCGACGACTTCGCGGCTGACGAAGAGAGGCTTCCCCGTCTCGGCGGCGCGGATGCGGTACATCGAGAAACAGCCGGGCAAGCAGGTGACGGAACCGAAGAGCGACTCGAAGGCCTTGGCGAGATTGTGCGAGATGTAGTACTCGTAGACCTGAATCATGGTGACGAAGGACGATTTGGCATTGCTCAGGGCCGTCTCGCCGCAGACGGCGATGAGGCGGGTATCGTCGAGGAAGGCCGACACCATGCGCGTGGCCGAATCCTGAGCAACGACCGTGTCGGCGTCGATCTGGAGGAGGTATTCGTAAAAGGTCGGGTTGACGCCAATGACATTGCGGATCTGGTGGTACATCTCGAGCTCGAGGGGGCTCATGGGCAGGTTGTAGTGCACGCGGTTGAGGAAGCGCATCAAGATCATCTGCGAGTCTCGCTTGCCACGGTTTCCGGGGCGGGACACCTCGGAGGGCTTGCCGACCTTGACCACGACGAGGAAGGGCACGATGTGGCCCTGCACCTCGTACAGGCCCGAGTATACCTTGCCCATGTTGTGCTGCTTGAGGCCTTCGCCGAGCGACTCGAAGCTCAGCGGCTCAGGATCGACCGCCTCGGAAACACCAAGAATGTCGAGCACGATGCGCGGCGTCGGCCGATCGTTGCCCTGGCCGATAATCATACCGTCACAAATGATAACGAGGAGCTTGCGCTTGTCATCGTAGTGCATGCGTGCCGCAGAGTCGAGGGCACGGCGGATGGACTCCTCGTCTTCGGTGTAGACCGGGATCTGGCACATGATGAACTTGTCCAGATTTTCGGGCATATTCTTGGTGCTAAACTGGAGGGCGGCGAAGAACTTGAAGGCGATGATACTGCCAAGGAGGACCGACACGGACAGGACCAGGTACTCGGCAAACTTGCACTTTGCGGACGCGCGCGTGTCCAAGTCTGCGACGTAGAAGAGGTTGTCGAGACACAGCTGCATCGCCCTCTTCATGTTGGCATCGATACCCAACGACTGCCACAGGGCCGTGATATCGTCGCCGGATCTCTGCTGGAAGAGTTGCACGACGAGCGGATGCATGAAGTCGGTGGCGGTCGGGTCCGATGGCGGCGGCATCCCTGGTGGGTTCTTCTGCCGGCGGCCGTTCTGAGTGTATTTTGTCAAGTCGTAGACACGGTTGTTGAGGATCGCAATCGTCATTGCCTGCTTGGTGCTGAGCGTCCGGACGTACTGGGCCGAGTAGCCCACGTTGCCAACTTTGTAGTTGGCCCTCAGCATCTTCATCTGCTGCGCGAACCAGTCCGGCCGGCTGTCGTTGGTGAAGTAGCGGAAGTCGTGATACTTGGAATTCATATCCTGGCTGCTGATAACGGCCACAGACCCGGTGACATTAGTGTCCTTGTAGTCAAGGAGGACGGCCGGATCGATGCTGCCGTGCTGACCCTGGCAGAGCGCCGAAACCTGTACGGGGAAGAGCGAGGTGATATCCATGCCGGCGTACTGGGTCAGCATCTTTTGCGGCAGATATGTGGGATAGTGGCGCGGGGCAAAAGCACCAATGTCGAATATCTGGCCGCGGATCGAGGCGTAAGCGGGCCGGCCGTCCTTCCCGTCGTAGCGTGACAGTTCCTCCGGACTGTAGACGTACTGGTGCGGGCAAATCAACATGGGAAAGGCGACCATGAAGAAGGCAGCCAGCAGACAGCTGAACCAGATGATCATGTTGATGGCCATCTTCTCGCGCCACGCCATCCGGACATCCTTGCGCTGCATGCGGCCGATCCACCGGACGAGGAAGTCGGGGATGAAGAAGGTCAGGAGATGGACGACAAAGACCCAGCGCTTCCGGCTGGGGCTGTCCTTGTACTCCTCCACCTCCTGCATCTCCTTCTCGTTGCCGCGCTCGGCCATCTGCTCGCGGGTGTCCAGGTTCTTAAACATGTCGCCGCCCCCGAAGGCCGACGCACCCGCGTCAGAGCGCGCGTCCACGTCATTGCTGCCAAAATAGCCAGCCTTCTTCTCGGGATTGAAGCTGGCCGGTGTGGCTCCGCCGGACATGAGCAGACGTTCCTTGGAGACGCCGAATGGGTCCGCGGGGGTACCCATGCCGTCTCCTGCGTCCGAGGGCAGTCCGTAGCGGCCGGACTGCGAGAAGCTGTCGCCCAGCTGCGCGATCTCCATCCAGACGCGCTCGCTAAGGAAGACACCCGTGGCGCCAATGGCGACTTCGTTGCTCGGCCACCGCTTCTCGTCGACCACCATCTCCACCTTCTCGCGCTCGCTGCCCACGACCGCGGTCTCGGGATCCGCCAACCCCAAGAACTCACCAAACGGCAAGAACAAGCTGAAGTCGGCGGACCGCAGGCGCTGGCTGATCTCGGCAATGCCAAACGTCTGCAGCTGCGCGCGCACGCATTTGCTGTCGAACTGATTCGCGATGCGCCTGTCATTGGGTTTGAGACAGAAAACAAAATAGCAGTTCGTGCCCGGCGCCGTGACCGACTTTGTGACGTTCTCCAGGGCCGAGAGAAACTGGCCGGAAGCGCCCTGTTCCGACGTGCGCGCACTGCCGGTCCGCTTGTCCCCCGGGTCGCTGCCCTGCCCAGCCGACAGATCCCTCTCCATGGCGCGTTGGCGCGCATTCAGAGCAGCGGCGGACCGCCCGCGCTTTGACATGATGCTCGGCGCGCGCATCGGCCGAGAGCTCACCGAGGCTTGCATGACGGTTGTCCGCTCCTGGGGATGGACAACCGTCTGGAGGACCTCCTGGCCAAAAAGACGGGCGACAAACGAGCTCTTGCTGGAATTGATAAGGTTCATGAGGTCACCCGAGATGACTTCGCCGTTCTCCTCCACCAGCCCCTTGACGGGATAATCGACTTCGCCGGCAAAGTGCTTGACGGTGAAGGTGGCGGCAGTGTTTTCGGTGAAGAAATTGCTCCCGGGCAGCTTGGCCGTGGCAGCACCAACGCTGATGGCAGGATTCTTTCCCTCGAAGCGCTTGCGCAGGCTCTCCAGCATCTGCATGTCGGtgcggtggcggcgggttTGGTCGTCCAGGATGGAGAGCAGGCCGTTGCCCGGCTTCAGCAGCCCCTTGACGGCGTCCGAGTTGTCAAAGTAGCTGGTCGGGGGCACGGATACCTCTTCGGTCTCGAGCATCTCCGCCTTGCGGTCAAAAAAGTTCTGAAGGGCCAGGTTATAGAGCGACTCGGTGGCGGCATTGGTTAGGAGCTGATCGAGCGTGGAGCCGGTTGACGATTGTTGCTGGAAGCCCGGGAAGTCAATGATGGAGATGGTGTTGGAAATCGAGTCCTCGGAGGCACACAATTTCTGGTTGATGCTCTCTATCACGTAGGCGACGAGAAGCGAGTACAGTGTCCGGGCGAGCTCGTTCGCGTTCGCCCGAGCACCGGCCGGGTCGAGCAGGACCGTCACCCTCTCCTTGTGGATCATCTTCGTCTTGTAACCCAATGTGGTCTGGAGGTCTGCGGCGCTGACCCCGAGGAACGCGGCGATGATGCCCAGGACATCCTTGTTCTTGACCGTGGTGGTGGCCTGGCCGCCTTCGTGTGAAAAGCCACCGCTATCATCGCCCGTCACGGTCGTGTTGGCGGTAGTCTCGAACTCCAGCTGGCCAATGTGCAAGATGCTGGCCAGAATCTGACAAATCTCGGCGATCTCACTGCGGGGGAATTCGAGTTTCCGCAGGGCCGTCTTGAAGAGCTGGAACCCCTCGGCATCGTTGATTCCCACTTTGAGCTGCGTAGGGTGACCCAGGTACTTCCACCGCTTCTGTGGCGTGTCGAAGCCGAGATGAGCCTTCTCGGCGGGGCTCGTTCCCGCTAGCAGGTAGTACAACACGTGAAAGTTGCGCTCACCGGTGGGAACATCCGTAATCCGGCTCCGTTCCAGTCGATGATCCAGCAGCTTAGCGCCAAGGAGAACGGGGTTTGTCGATGAAGTCGTGTCGTACTGGAGCTCGTAGAAGAGACCAGCCTTGGAGGCTGTGGGTGTGGTGGCGGTCTTGGTCGTGGTGAGGGTGTCGAAGACGTACGCCGCAAGCGATACCTTGGCGGAGAGGGGGGTGGAGGAGCGGTTGAGCAGCGAAGTCAGGAGGTGAGAGCGCACCGTCGTCTTCCCTGAGCCAGATTCACCACTGCCGGCAATGTTAGTCCCGCTTCCTCAAGCATTGAAAAACAAAAAGGGGCTGTCGTACAGGAAGAGTATGGCCTGGTTTTCTGAGCGGTGTCCCAGCCGGAGCAGGGCCCTATCTGCCAtatcctcggcggcggcctgggcGGACGAGCCATCACCCTTAGTCGAGCTCGTGTATGTATTGGTACAGATGATGGCGTGGGACGAGAGGCGGGCGGTCGGGATGGAGACATGGAAACGGCTGGCGAGGTGAGCCGTCAACTGCGCATCCGACTGGTAATGGGCCGGCAGCGAGGGCAGGGAGGCCTGCGTATGAGCAGCCCCTCCGGCGTTCGCGCCGAGAGGCGGAAGGTTGAGCGCCATGGTGGACGGCGCGGCCGGGAGCTGGCCGTGGTCAACGGTAGGTATACAGCGGCTTCCCAGAGGCGATAACCAGACGGGGCGTCAGTCGTCGGTGTTGTTTTTCTAGTCTGGTTTGTGTCCTTGGACACCGGGAGAGAGTCTTGTTCCTCTGCAGCAAGCCAAGGTTCGGGGTTCCGGGCCCGTTGGCGGCAATGGCAGGGGCCTCGACTACCCGCAATCTCGATTTGCGAAGGCtaataaaaaaaagaaaaattaAAATAAGGCTAGCGGGTAGAAGCAGATGCTAGAACGAATGGTATATGAAGATGTGCCAAAGAAACAACCCCTGGAACGAACGTGTGCCAAAACGAAGGACACGGGGTAGTGAGCGTTGACAAAATGTCTGGCGGGACTGGGGAAGTCGCCTGGGCGATGGATGGAACAGAATGCAAGCCTTCTCGGCCCAGCGAGACTTCAACTGAAAGCGCTCTGTTTGCACGCGCTGAGCTGGCTTTGGCTGGGCCCGAGCCAGGCTGGGAAAGGGGGGAGCGGCCGTGTCCTCCGGGAGGAATCCCTGCTACGGAAGGCGCCATCGACCAAGTGCGAAGATTCATACGAACTGGCGCCTCCGATGGACTCCACCTGATTGgcaggaggggggggggggccaaGCCGGACAAGCATTGGATCACAGCTCCAGGAGTGGCCCAAAATAAACAAGATCTGGAACGCAACCTTCCATCGTATACACTCTGGATGCCACCCACCGGGACTCGTTCATGCACAGTCTGGCCTACCATAGAACCACTTCGAAGAAACCTCTCCTTCACGCACTACAGCAGCTTTGGTTGGGATTGTTTCTGCTTCGTAGTTTATAGTCCCGGAGCGCTTCAACTCGACTCGTGACCAGGATCAGGTCGTTCCCGCATCAGCCAGGTCTCAACCCCATTGGGAGTGGATCGCATTTCAGGACCAGGAGTTGGGGGAAGCAGGGGTTGGTTGGCCGGTTGGTACGGAGTAACTTGCATTTCAGACTTCGCTAGGCGACATTCCCCCGACATGACTCCTCGATAGCTGCATATCTCTGAATAAGTTTTGTGGAAGCTCAGGAATCGGCCTTTGGGTAGGTACTTGCTTACTGTGTACTGTGCGAGCGCAGCATATTTATTCTTCTCTTTTGGCTCTTTTGGGGATTCTTCGAACAAACCCGGAAGTTGTGTCTTTTTCAACCCGTAACCCATCGGATCCTCGGGGTGCGTGGGAATgcactgtacggattacgggaTACGGTATAGTTAGCACTTGCGCAGTCTACCAAAAGCTTGGTCAAGTTGCACATCGGTATCTAGCCGAGTGTAACACGACCACCATCCTCTGGCGCCTGTTCCTCTTCATTGGCTTTGCTTGGCCGAGTGGCAAAACATAGCACAGAAAGGAGGGGTCTTAGCACGAAGCCTCTATCGGAGGTTGCTTTGCTGCATCAGTGCTCGGACATCGGAGGAATCCTGTATGGTGGCTGATTGACCTCTTTTTCATCCTTCTTATTCCTTCCAGAAGAGCCAGATGAGATGTTGGTTGTTGGTAAAAGGTTCGCTGTGCCGTTGAGTACCAGTACCTTGTTTGGATGCGTTTCAAGTTCTGCTTCTCTGCGGCCCACGCCAGGCAGTATCAACTGCGTAGGTGTTAGGGGTTAGAAGGGTGGAGAGGACCGAGCCACAACTGAGCAACAAACACACTGTCCCGCTACTGATCACAAAGGCTCATGTTGTGATCACATTGACATCCGAGGTCTAATCTGATCTACATTTATTTAGCCAGCATTTGTATCCTCGACATTTCAAGACATTGAACAGCCCCGTATGTAGGATGGAAGCGGAGGTCCGGATTTAAAGATTGTATGTACTATACGGACGTACATTTGTACATACCTATACATGATGTGCTACCCTGTATATACAAGTACCTTCCATAATACCCAGGGCAGCTATCTGGTTTCCTACCTATTGGTAGATATATCGAGTACCTCATCTTCAGAGACATCTGTAAAAGAATCCAGCATATCAAGTACGTGCCAAATAATGGGTTTAGAAACTCAACTTTCCAAGAGCAATAGGTACAGTcgcatacatacacacataAATCCTTTCTCATTAGCAGTATTGCTCTGGCCAATGCCGTTACGCAGCATATGCGAGTAAGCTCCAAGCTATAGACTAGGTAGCTGTCCCGTGGAAGCGACACGAGGCAAGGATCAGCGAGTAAAAAAAGACTAGCCACTACTGTGGAAATGATGCCTGCGAAGGCTGTCCATCCAATACATACACGGTGTATAGTAATCCGAGGGACCTAGCGAAAGAAAATGCGAGTCATCGGTCTAGTGTATGCACAGGGCCTCATGGTACTGTTGCCAACAACATCAATACCGTGCATAGGACGGAGTTTGTGCGGACAATCGTGCCAGAACAGTTATAACCACAGTGTCGGGTGCGTGATCCAGGTTTGGTGTGCTCGTGTGGAGTGCATCATCTGGTCGGACGCCCCGTCCGATGCTGTCAGGCCCTCGTATTCGACCGCCGGGAACTACCGCAGACCCTTTTTTAGGCCTGCACTGCCGCGCTGCTTCAGAAGCCTCCCCTCCAGTCATCCACCTGACGCCACTCACCAGCTGCAACGACGCGGAGATCCGCTTGGATGAACGGGCGGCAAAGAACTGAACTTATCGAAGATCTCTCCCTCCCAAGACACATTGAGGAGACGCTGCGACAGAGTCCAAACCTCCATAGAGCGCATAAATTGTATGGAGCAGAGCACTGCGTTTTGTGAATGCAGGGCAGTCACATCTTGTGTATGCACGTAGCGAGCTCTATTTCTGCTCGTTAATTCAACGAGTACCGAATAGAAcatggtttttttttttttcttgccAAGTAACTACGAGCGTGTGCTGAGTGCATTCCCCGTCATTCCAGGTCCGATCCGGCGTTGGCCTAGAATTTTCCGCGGCACATCACGCAAATCCCGGTCCACACCAGGTCCGATCCACACACACAGGTTTTGCTTGGCCTGGTTCTGCGCAACTGGTCGATTTCGCCCGCCGCAGCCACCTCGTACGACCGGCACGATGGATCTTTTCTGGGCAAGCACCCCTGGGGCACAACCACCCGACCATGCAAGCTGCCCTGCCGCCAACACGCTCGCTTGTGTCTGCTCAATTGGGTGCATTTTCCGGCCGCAGTTTGCCTTTGGCAACAAATCTCCTTGTTGCGTTTTTGTATTCGAACCGTCTCACTCGCTCTGACGGGtacctttcttttttttttttcggtcgttgtttttttccctttcgaACGTCTGTCTGGCGCGATTTCCCCCTTTTTGGGTTCTCGGGCTCCCTAATTCTCTTGCCTGCTAAGGGAAGGGGCACCGGGGAGGCACAGGATTCCTTGATCCGTTGCCGCCACGACCAGCCCGCATTCTCCGCCAGAACCCGACCACAACACGACTCATCCGGCCACCACTCGCTAGGTTCAATATTGCTATCAGTCGTTCTATCCTGTTTTAGTTTAGGTTGTACAGCCCATTTGGACGAGCCTCTGGAGCGCTGCACAACCAGGAGACCTGGCTGTCAACATCACCGCAAACACCGCCATCCGAGGAGAATCCAAGAGCAACGCCCCTCCGTCCTGGCTAGTTGAGTCGAGCCCGCGTTTTCGGCCGTGTCCCTCTTGGGGGGCCGCAACCTACCGCTCGACAGCATGGCGAACCGCATGTCCGTGTACTCGATGGCCTCAGAGCCGGGGATGGGAGGCTCTCGGGGCGGTCAGCAGTCCCAGGTGTCGTCGACGACGTTGCTGAACTCGATCCATAACAGCTATCTCTCTTCCCAACCATACCAGCTCGATGCTGGGACAAGTCTTGTCGTCAACACGTGGCTCACGGCATCACAGCCGGGGCCCACCGGCCATGTCGGCGGCACGGTAGATGCCAATTTGATAACGCGGGCGTGGGAACATGCTCGCCGCCGTGCCGAGGACGGCTGCATCATTCTTGGGTAAGTAGTACTCTGCTGCCAAAAGTCTCTATGTCCGGCCTGCCAGGGAAGGAAGGGGTTGCTAACCGTTGCAAGCTCGCTGCACACATCCACACCTTCGCTGCTCCGACCGGCCCTCTCGTCACTGCCCGTACCCGTTCCCAGTTCGGTCTTCCAGTCGCTGCAGGCAATCGAGCCACTCCTCCGATGCGTAACACCCTATAACCCCTCGACGCCAAGGCAGGTCGCCCTCGGGGTGACGCTGACCCTCAACCTTGCCGGGAAGGTCGTGGGCGCTTCGGTGGCCTTGTCGCAGGGCGGCATTGACACCGAGAAGGGCTTGTTGCGCATCCCAGCCGAGCCCGGCCACCGCGCCTTTGACGCTTTCTATTACCTCCTCACTTCAGCGTCTACTCCGGCCGAGCGGGAGTTCCTCGGGCTCAAGGGCGCCTCCAGCTACAACCTCCTGGCCCGCTCAGGCACGTACGATCCGCCTTCGTACTTGCCCACCGCAGATGATGGTACCGCGGCCGACGATTTCCGGTCCGCCCTCAAGGAGATTGGCATCAAGGGCTCCGCACACCGCAACTTCATTTCCACTCTTGCCGGCCTGCTAAAGTTGGGCGACACGGTCGACTACCACGTGGACGAGGATGTCTTGGAGGAGGTCAGCGAGGATGTCAGCGGCCTCCTGGGCCTGGAACCCGAAGTTCTGTCGAAGAAGTGTACCACCGATGACCGTGCCACGCTCCTTGCAGGCATGTACGAAGCATTGGTGGACTGGGTCATCAGGAAGGCCAACGAGGCCATCGCGGCTCAGGTGGGCCGGATCAGGGATGGGGAAGAGTCGGCCGACGGCAGCCAGGGGGGCAGGACACCCAATTCGGCCGAGGACACTGGAGATACCGTTTGCCTCCACTTCCTCGAGATTCCCGACCCGAACCTGGGCAAGGCAGTTGCCATGCAGGGCGTCTTCGATGACAACCAGGGCATCAACTCGGAGATGAAACAGGATGGCCTCGAGGTCGCCCCCGCGAGCAGTTCCGTTCTGCGGGAGATGCAGAACGCTGTGGCTGAGGCCGGCCCCGAATTGGGCATCACGGTTGGGTCGCTCGGTAGGGACAGGCAGCACATGCTCGAAAAGCGGGAAGAGGTTCTCGAGAGGATTGCGCTCGCCGCCGAAGAGGATGGCTTTTTGAAGCAGCTGCTCATCCCCGTTCCCGCCGAGGGTATCACTCTGGGCCGCGGCGGTCGTATCGACCTATCTGCCCTCCTCAGCACCAGTCGGGCGTGGTACCACCTCTGTATACACCCGACCGACGAGTCGCCAGCCAGCCTGGCCGCCCTGCCGTCCGTCAATTCGGCATGGTCGGCCGGCACCGTGTCTAGGCAACTGCGGGCCTGGCGACTCCCCGAGTGGTCGAACCGGCGTAACAAGCAGCTCGACTACACGGTCGATTTCGACTTTGACGAGTTTGTCGCCCGCTACCGTATGCTGGGGTGCACGGACGGCCGCGACGGTATCGAGAGCTGGGTCCTCGAGCGCGGGTGGGCCAACGGCGATGTGGTGGTGGGCCGTGAGCGCGTCTGGATGCGGGAGCACGCCTGGTGGGAGGCCGAATGTGCGCTCGATATGAGCCCCGCCGGGGCCGAGAGACTCGGAAGCATGCCCAACATGATGCCGCCGACCAGTCTCGGTACCGGATACTCTGCTACCGGGAGCGGCTTTTTCCCACCGCAGCCGTTCCACGACGCTTCCTCCAACGGCAGCCGCGAGCAGCTCGTTCACCAGAGGAACCTGAGCCAGGCTACCCTGGGAGGAGGGCTCCGTCCCGCGATGGCCCCCTCGATCGCGCCCACCGGCATGACCGGCATGCGTAACACCAGCAATGGCGATTATGGTCTCGGTACCAAGGGCGATACCCACAGAGGCGATGTCTACTACAACGCCGACGGCCAGTTTGTCGGCCTTGACGCCGACCTCGCCGAGGGCAAAAAGATCACGGAGCAGCCCATCTCTACCTCCAGAAGGGCATGGGTTACCCTTGTCTGGATTCTTACCTTCTGGATCCCGTCGCCGCTCCTGAAGTACGTCGGGCGCATGAAGCGGCCTGATGTGCGCATGGCGTGGCGGGAGAAATTCGTTCTCTGCTTCATTATCGCCCTTCTCAACGGCATCCTCGTCTTCTGGATCATCTTATTCGGTAAACTGCTCTGTCCCGATTATGACAAGGCGTGGTCTCGCAACGAGGTCTCGCACCATCTGGGAGAGAACGACTTTTGGGTCAGCATCCACGGCAAGGTGTACGACATCTCGAAGTTCTGGAAAATAGATCATGGCACCCCGGCGTATCCGAGCTCGCGCGAATACATGGAGCCCCTGGCCGGCATGGATTTGAGCAACTACTTCATCGTGCCTCTCACCCTGGTTTGCCCCGGGCTGGTGACAGACCCCACGGTTCAGCTTACCCTCAACACCTCACTCGAGTATTCCATCGCTGATCACACCTCGGGCCACTACGCCAGGGACCCCACCGGCCCCCTGGGAAAGGTGGACTGGTATTCCAAGCGATTCCTCCCTCGCATGAAGCCGTACTTCACTGGCGAACTGGTCTGGGAGCCGAAGCAAATCAAGCAGGAGGGAGATGATTACCAACGACCGTGGTTCCTCTGGGAGAACAGGGTCTATGACCTGACCGACTACATGAAGACTCAGGAGGTCATGAGAAACAATGCTCGCACGGCTTTCCTCCACGACAAGATCGTCAGCGCTGTCAAAGAAAACCCGGGCCAGGATCTGACCGACACCTTCCGCGAGATCCTGGACAACGCGAACGCCACCGAGGCCGTCAAGATCAAGAACACGTTCAACTGCCTTAACAACCGATTCTACATTGGCATTACGGACTACCGCCAGTCGGCCAGGTGCCAGTTCAACAGGTGGATCCTCATCGCCTTCACCGCCGTCCTCTGTGCCGTGATTCTTATCAAGTTCGTCTCCGCCCTCCAGTTTGGCTCCAAGAGACGCCCGGCACCCCAGGACAAGTTTGTTATTTGCCAGGTGCCTGCGTACACCGAAGGCGAAGACTCGCTGCGGAAGGCGCTAGATTCGCTCACTGCTCTGCAGTACGACAACAAGCGCAAGTTGATCTGTGTCATTTGCGATGGtatcgtcgtcggcggcggaaACGACCGTCCCACCCCCAAGATTGTCCTGGATATCCTCGGCGTCGACCCCAAGGTCGACCCGCCCGCCTTGCCGTTCAAG
This genomic window from Thermothelomyces thermophilus ATCC 42464 chromosome 1, complete sequence contains:
- a CDS encoding glycosyltransferase family 2 protein (CAZy_ID 267867) encodes the protein MALNLPPLGANAGGAAHTQASLPSLPAHYQSDAQLTAHLASRFHVSIPTARLSSHAIICTNTYTSSTKGDGSSAQAAAEDMADRALLRLGHRSENQAILFLGESGSGKTTVRSHLLTSLLNRSSTPLSAKVSLAAYVFDTLTTTKTATTPTASKAGLFYELQYDTTSSTNPVLLGAKLLDHRLERSRITDVPTGERNFHVLYYLLAGTSPAEKAHLGFDTPQKRWKYLGHPTQLKVGINDAEGFQLFKTALRKLEFPRSEIAEICQILASILHIGQLEFETTANTTVTGDDSGGFSHEGGQATTTVKNKDVLGIIAAFLGVSAADLQTTLGYKTKMIHKERVTVLLDPAGARANANELARTLYSLLVAYVIESINQKLCASEDSISNTISIIDFPGFQQQSSTGSTLDQLLTNAATESLYNLALQNFFDRKAEMLETEEVSVPPTSYFDNSDAVKGLLKPGNGLLSILDDQTRRHRTDMQMLESLRKRFEGKNPAISVGAATAKLPGSNFFTENTAATFTVKHFAGEVDYPVKGLVEENGEVISGDLMNLINSSKSSFVARLFGQEVLQTVVHPQERTTVMQASVSSRPMRAPSIMSKRGRSAAALNARQRAMERDLSAGQGSDPGDKRTGSARTSEQGASGQFLSALENVTKSVTAPGTNCYFVFCLKPNDRRIANQFDSKCVRAQLQTFGIAEISQRLRSADFSLFLPFGEFLGLADPETAVVGSEREKVEMVVDEKRWPSNEVAIGATGVFLSERVWMEIAQLGDSFSQSGRYGLPSDAGDGMGTPADPFGVSKERLLMSGGATPASFNPEKKAGYFGSNDVDARSDAGASAFGGGDMFKNLDTREQMAERGNEKEMQEVEEYKDSPSRKRWVFVVHLLTFFIPDFLVRWIGRMQRKDVRMAWREKMAINMIIWFSCLLAAFFMVAFPMLICPHQYVYSPEELSRYDGKDGRPAYASIRGQIFDIGAFAPRHYPTYLPQKMLTQYAGMDITSLFPVQVSALCQGQHGSIDPAVLLDYKDTNVTGSVAVISSQDMNSKYHDFRYFTNDSRPDWFAQQMKMLRANYKVGNVGYSAQYVRTLSTKQAMTIAILNNRVYDLTKYTQNGRRQKNPPGMPPPSDPTATDFMHPLVVQLFQQRSGDDITALWQSLGIDANMKRAMQLCLDNLFYVADLDTRASAKCKFAEYLVLSVSVLLGSIIAFKFFAALQFSTKNMPENLDKFIMCQIPVYTEDEESIRRALDSAARMHYDDKRKLLVIICDGMIIGQGNDRPTPRIVLDILGVSEAVDPEPLSFESLGEGLKQHNMGKVYSGLYEVQGHIVPFLVVVKVGKPSEVSRPGNRGKRDSQMILMRFLNRVHYNLPMSPLELEMYHQIRNVIGVNPTFYEYLLQIDADTVVAQDSATRMVSAFLDDTRLIAVCGETALSNAKSSFVTMIQVYEYYISHNLAKAFESLFGSVTCLPGCFSMYRIRAAETGKPLFVSREVVEAYSTIRVDTLHMKNLLHLGEDRYLTTLLLKYHNRYKTKYISRAHAWTIAPDSWKVFLSQRRRWINSTVHNLIELMPMNQLCGFCCFSMRFIVFIDLLSTIVQPVLLAYIVYLIVMVVERGTVVPILAFVLLGVIYGLQAIIFILRRKWEMIGWMILYVIAIPVFSFALPLYAFWHMDDFNWGNTRIVAGEKGKKIVISDEGKFDPASIPRKKWEDYQAELWEAQTQSGLHDDTRSEVSGYSYATRANHPMSEYGGYTPSRPGSISGYPGIPAAPSRMSLAASEMLGGNNHRQSQFGGSQFPGASQSQQDLEMTNLAGMPSDDALLAEIREILRTADLMTVTKKGVKQELERRFGVPLDSKRAYINSATEAILSGQL